One region of Yersinia bercovieri ATCC 43970 genomic DNA includes:
- the ppiA gene encoding peptidylprolyl isomerase A, protein MFKRTLVTFIALCSLSAVAPAALAAGEPHVLLTTSVGNIELELNSQKAPISTQNFVDYVNNGYYNNTIFHRVIPGFMVQGGGFTADFKQKTAKTPIKNEADNGLRNLRGTISMARTADKDSATSQFFLNVADNAFLDHGQRDFGYAVFGKVVKGMDVVEKISQVQTENVGPYQNVPVKPITILSAKVLP, encoded by the coding sequence CGTACTTTAGTGACCTTCATCGCACTTTGTTCCCTAAGCGCCGTGGCGCCCGCCGCTTTAGCTGCCGGTGAACCTCATGTGCTGTTAACGACGTCGGTTGGGAATATTGAGTTGGAACTCAATAGCCAGAAGGCCCCGATTTCAACACAAAACTTCGTTGATTACGTCAATAACGGCTACTACAACAACACCATTTTCCACCGTGTTATTCCTGGTTTTATGGTTCAGGGTGGCGGCTTTACCGCTGATTTCAAACAAAAAACCGCTAAAACGCCAATCAAAAACGAAGCGGATAATGGCTTGCGCAACCTGCGTGGCACCATCTCGATGGCCCGTACCGCAGATAAAGATAGCGCCACCAGCCAGTTTTTCCTCAACGTAGCAGACAATGCTTTCCTCGATCATGGCCAACGTGACTTTGGTTATGCCGTGTTCGGTAAAGTGGTAAAAGGCATGGATGTGGTAGAGAAAATCTCCCAGGTTCAGACGGAAAACGTCGGCCCGTATCAGAATGTGCCTGTTAAGCCGATCACTATCCTGTCAGCGAAAGTGTTGCCTTAA